The following coding sequences lie in one Coraliomargarita sinensis genomic window:
- the murJ gene encoding murein biosynthesis integral membrane protein MurJ, with amino-acid sequence MLKNFRNIAVISLSTIGSRVLGLVRDIMIFAALGTSIWNSAFILAFTLPNLFRRLLGEGALTSAVVPVFTDVLKKQGRQVAFHFFNQVLLRVCAILLATVTGGIVILAVLNSLGVLKGRWMLGADLSVVLLPYMIFICLAAIVSAGLNVIGRFAAAALTPVLLNLSMIGSLAVAWFFGSEHQKVVHLLCGGVLMGGLLQLALPAWDLFRQGWRPKLARDSSESLDQVWALFLPGLMGAAILQVNILVSRLLAFSLDESSVSVLYLASRLMELPLGVFTISVVTVFFPLLASAVSDRDKDGFAISFNQGVRLILAISIPAGVGLLVLAEPILALLFNWGNFNLEDVAATAPLLIIYAVGLPFYSLATFATRGLHACKDMVSPVRVAGFCLVINAVSGYLLMQFFGAAGLAAANIIAAMVQACLLWRGLSRSVAAIRVRYMMKPLLQIGSAAIVMACAVIASILLCQSFIVLENDKIMNAVLVVCGIPAGVISYLTILTLLRFEDIGQLKTLLLRKTKADARVVL; translated from the coding sequence ATGCTAAAGAATTTCCGTAACATCGCCGTGATTAGCCTGAGTACCATTGGCTCCCGCGTTTTGGGCTTGGTCAGGGACATCATGATCTTCGCGGCACTGGGCACCAGTATCTGGAATTCCGCGTTTATCCTGGCATTCACCCTGCCAAATCTCTTTCGACGCTTGCTCGGGGAGGGCGCATTGACCTCCGCCGTAGTTCCGGTCTTTACCGATGTTTTGAAAAAGCAGGGGAGGCAGGTGGCTTTTCACTTTTTCAATCAGGTGTTACTGCGGGTTTGCGCCATTTTACTGGCCACAGTTACCGGCGGCATCGTGATTCTGGCTGTGTTAAATAGTTTGGGGGTGTTGAAAGGCCGTTGGATGCTCGGGGCGGACCTATCGGTGGTCTTGCTTCCCTACATGATATTCATCTGCTTGGCGGCGATCGTTTCGGCTGGTTTGAATGTGATTGGGCGGTTTGCCGCCGCGGCGCTGACGCCCGTGCTCCTCAATTTGAGCATGATCGGTTCATTGGCGGTGGCGTGGTTCTTCGGGAGTGAACACCAAAAAGTAGTCCATCTTCTCTGCGGCGGCGTATTAATGGGGGGGCTTCTGCAGTTGGCACTTCCGGCCTGGGATCTTTTCCGGCAGGGATGGCGGCCGAAATTGGCTAGAGATTCGTCGGAATCCCTGGATCAGGTGTGGGCTCTCTTTCTGCCCGGCCTGATGGGGGCGGCGATTTTACAGGTCAACATCCTGGTTTCGAGATTACTGGCTTTTAGCCTGGATGAATCATCGGTTTCCGTTCTTTACCTGGCCAGCAGGCTCATGGAGCTCCCGCTTGGCGTGTTTACGATCTCTGTGGTTACCGTGTTTTTTCCTCTGCTGGCAAGTGCCGTTTCCGATCGGGACAAAGACGGTTTTGCCATTTCATTCAACCAGGGAGTACGGCTTATCCTGGCGATTTCGATACCGGCCGGAGTCGGCTTGTTGGTTCTGGCCGAGCCGATTTTGGCGCTGCTTTTCAACTGGGGAAATTTCAATCTCGAAGACGTGGCAGCAACCGCACCGCTGCTGATTATCTATGCAGTCGGGCTTCCGTTTTATTCTCTGGCGACGTTCGCCACGCGGGGGCTTCATGCCTGCAAAGACATGGTCTCACCGGTCCGTGTGGCAGGTTTCTGCCTGGTCATCAACGCGGTTAGCGGTTACCTGCTGATGCAGTTCTTTGGCGCCGCCGGCCTGGCCGCGGCGAACATCATCGCCGCCATGGTGCAGGCCTGTTTGCTCTGGCGGGGGCTCTCACGGAGCGTGGCGGCCATACGTGTGCGTTACATGATGAAGCCGCTGCTGCAGATCGGTTCGGCGGCGATCGTCATGGCCTGCGCCGTCATTGCCAGCATATTACTTTGCCAGAGTTTTATCGTACTCGAGAACGATAAAATCATGAACGCTGTTTTGGTCGTCTGCGGCATACCTGCCGGCGTCATCAGCTATTTGACGATTTTAACGCTCCTTCGTTTCGAGGATATCGGACAGCTTAAGACTCTCCTTCTGCGAAAGACCAAGGCAGATGCACGGGTTGTGCTTTGA